A window of the Cynocephalus volans isolate mCynVol1 chromosome 10, mCynVol1.pri, whole genome shotgun sequence genome harbors these coding sequences:
- the ZNF260 gene encoding zinc finger protein 260 isoform X2: MTGMLESLQPESDLQHDKIHTGEKSFECKECRKTFSLKQNLIEHKKMHTGEKSHECTECGKVFSRVSSLTLHLRSHTGKKSYKCNKCGKAFSQKANFLSHQKCHTGEKPYECKECGKAFNGKSYLLEHEKIHTGEKPFECNQCGRGFSQKQYLIKHQNIHSGKKPFKCNECGKAFSQKENLIIHQRIHTGEKPYECKGCGKAFIQKSSLIRHQRSHTGEKPYTCKECGKAFSGKSNLTEHEKIHIGEKPYKCNECGTIFRQKQYLIKHHNIHTGEKPYECNKCGKAFSRITSLIVHVRIHTGDKPYECKICGKAFCQSSSLTVHMRSHTGEKPYGCNECGKAFSQFSTLALHMRIHTGEKPYQCSECGKAFSQKSHHIRHQRIHTH, translated from the exons ATGACAGGGATGCTGGAAAGTCTTCAGCCTGAATCAGATCTTCAGCATGATaaaattcatactggagagaaatcttttgaatgtaaagaatgtagaaaaacctTTAGCCTGAAGCAAAACCTCATAGAACATAAGAAAATGCATACTGGAGAGAAATCGCATGAATGTACTGAATGTGGTAAAGTGTTTTCTCGAGTCTCATCCCTTACTCTACATTTGCGAAGTCATACAGGGAAGAAATCctataaatgtaataaatgtggaaaagccttcagccAGAAGGCAAACTTCCTTTCTCATCAGAAAtgtcatactggagaaaaaccttatga atgtaaggaatgtgggaaagcctttaatGGCAAATCATATCTTTTGGAACATGAGAAaattcatacaggagagaaaccattTGAATGTAATCAATGTGGAAGAGGCTTCAGCCAGAAGCAATACCTTATCAAACATCAGAACATTCATAGTGGAAAGAAACCCTttaaatgtaatgagtgtggaaaagcctttagcCAGAAGGAAAACCTCATTATCCATCAGAGAatccatactggagagaaaccttatgaatgtaaagGGTGTGGGAAAGCTTTCATTCAGAAGTCAAGCCTCATTAGACACCAGAGAagtcatactggagagaaaccctacacatgtaaagaatgtggaaaagccttcagtggCAAATCAAATCTTACTGAGCATGAGAAAATTCATAttggagagaaaccctataaatgtaatgaatgtggaacaATCTTCAGGCAGAAGCAGTACCTCATTAAACATCACAATATTCATACaggagaaaaaccctatgaatgtaataaatgtggaaaagccttctcTCGAATCACATCGCTTATTGTACATGTGAGAATTCATACAGGTGataaaccttatgaatgtaaaatATGTGGGAAAGCCTTCTGTCAAAGCTCATCTCTTACTGTGCATATGAGAAGCcatacaggtgagaaaccctatggttgtaatgaatgtgggaaagctttttcTCAGTTCTCAACTCTTGCTCTACATATGAGAATCCATACCGGTGAAAAACCTTATCAGTgtagtgaatgtgggaaagctttcagcCAGAAGTCACATCACATTAGACACCAGAGAATTCATACTCATTAA
- the ZNF260 gene encoding zinc finger protein 260 isoform X1 encodes MTGMLESLQPESDLQHDKIHTGEKSFECKECRKTFSLKQNLIEHKKMHTGEKSHECTECGKVFSRVSSLTLHLRSHTGKKSYKCNKCGKAFSQKANFLSHQKCHTGEKPYECGKASIQMPTLIRHQRNTVNKPHTCKECGKAFNGKSYLLEHEKIHTGEKPFECNQCGRGFSQKQYLIKHQNIHSGKKPFKCNECGKAFSQKENLIIHQRIHTGEKPYECKGCGKAFIQKSSLIRHQRSHTGEKPYTCKECGKAFSGKSNLTEHEKIHIGEKPYKCNECGTIFRQKQYLIKHHNIHTGEKPYECNKCGKAFSRITSLIVHVRIHTGDKPYECKICGKAFCQSSSLTVHMRSHTGEKPYGCNECGKAFSQFSTLALHMRIHTGEKPYQCSECGKAFSQKSHHIRHQRIHTH; translated from the coding sequence ATGACAGGGATGCTGGAAAGTCTTCAGCCTGAATCAGATCTTCAGCATGATaaaattcatactggagagaaatcttttgaatgtaaagaatgtagaaaaacctTTAGCCTGAAGCAAAACCTCATAGAACATAAGAAAATGCATACTGGAGAGAAATCGCATGAATGTACTGAATGTGGTAAAGTGTTTTCTCGAGTCTCATCCCTTACTCTACATTTGCGAAGTCATACAGGGAAGAAATCctataaatgtaataaatgtggaaaagccttcagccAGAAGGCAAACTTCCTTTCTCATCAGAAAtgtcatactggagaaaaaccttatgaatgtgggaaagcttctATTCAGATGCCTACCCTCATTAGACACCAGAGAAATACAGTAAATAAACCCCACacatgtaaggaatgtgggaaagcctttaatGGCAAATCATATCTTTTGGAACATGAGAAaattcatacaggagagaaaccattTGAATGTAATCAATGTGGAAGAGGCTTCAGCCAGAAGCAATACCTTATCAAACATCAGAACATTCATAGTGGAAAGAAACCCTttaaatgtaatgagtgtggaaaagcctttagcCAGAAGGAAAACCTCATTATCCATCAGAGAatccatactggagagaaaccttatgaatgtaaagGGTGTGGGAAAGCTTTCATTCAGAAGTCAAGCCTCATTAGACACCAGAGAagtcatactggagagaaaccctacacatgtaaagaatgtggaaaagccttcagtggCAAATCAAATCTTACTGAGCATGAGAAAATTCATAttggagagaaaccctataaatgtaatgaatgtggaacaATCTTCAGGCAGAAGCAGTACCTCATTAAACATCACAATATTCATACaggagaaaaaccctatgaatgtaataaatgtggaaaagccttctcTCGAATCACATCGCTTATTGTACATGTGAGAATTCATACAGGTGataaaccttatgaatgtaaaatATGTGGGAAAGCCTTCTGTCAAAGCTCATCTCTTACTGTGCATATGAGAAGCcatacaggtgagaaaccctatggttgtaatgaatgtgggaaagctttttcTCAGTTCTCAACTCTTGCTCTACATATGAGAATCCATACCGGTGAAAAACCTTATCAGTgtagtgaatgtgggaaagctttcagcCAGAAGTCACATCACATTAGACACCAGAGAATTCATACTCATTAA